Within the Arachis duranensis cultivar V14167 chromosome 10, aradu.V14167.gnm2.J7QH, whole genome shotgun sequence genome, the region GGTCATAAGGGTCAGAGAGCCAGAAAAGGATCGAAATTAGGTTTTGAAGGAGGTCAAACTCCACTTCGTCGAAGAATGCCCAAACGTGGTTTCAAGAACCCATTTAGTTTCACTTTTCAggtatattttcttgtttgtatatgttttctctttttgtctGATACTAATACTACAAAGAATAGGAATTCTAACTATAAAGATTGCATCTGCTGCACCCagataatttcttttgtttaggTATTTTAATTGGATTGGATTGTCAGTGCAACTGGGAAAGTTTCTCCACTTGATGAATTATCGAGGGAAAGTGAAGTTTTTTGCTGCACATGACTATTTCAAATGCTTATTTTGGGTAGTAATCGTTTATATGCTATTGTTGAAAAGAAACAGGTCTAACCAACATTTAGTTCCCTCTGGTTGATATATTTCAGCCATGGATTTACAAGCAGCAGCTTCGTCAATTGATTTCTATATGCATATTTCAATTCTGTAACTTCTGTTATTTAGATGTCTTAATATGTTTTATTCGATGGTGAAAACATGACCATGGGTTCAGCTTGTATTATTGAACCTCTGCTTTGTTTCAATCCGTAccatttctttctcaatctatAAGCTATCTACAACCTATATTCTTAccctttatttcttttattacaGCCAGTAGGTTTGGGAAAAATTGCGAAGCTTATAAATGCAGGGAAGATAGATTCTTCTGAATTGATTACAATGAAAACACTCAAGGTTTTTTTACTGTTACCTCGCTTCAAGTAGATGTTCTTTGCTTCATGTGTTTCCCCTTAATCTGGTCGCTATTGTTACCATAGGATACAGGAGCAATTGGGAAGCAAATAAAAGATGGAGTAAGATTGATGGGGCGTGGCGCTGATCAGATCAAGTGGCCAATTCATCTAGAGGTAGAGTCTGATTTGGATGTTTTATAAGTGTTTCGAGGATCTTAATCATGCATTTTTATTATCAACTAGTTAGAATTAACATTCTATTATCTCTATTTCTTTTTCCCTGTTCTTCTTAATGTCATAACTCTAGTTGgggtttgattttttaatactCAAGTTGCAAATTTGTTAGATATAGAACAAGTGGTTGTTTTTAACATAATGAGTTTGCAGGTATCAAGGGTTACCGTGAGGGCTAAGGAAGCAGTTGAAGCAGCTGGTGGTTCTGTAAGAAGAGTGTATTATAACAAGCTGGGCTTGCGGGCACTGCTGAAGCCGGAGTGGTTCGAAAAGAAGGGAAGGTTGCTGCCAAAAGCAGCTAGACCTCCGCCGAAACTGAAGGATAAAGTCGATAGCATTGGCCGGTTGCCAGCGCCGACTAAACCGATCCCGTTTTTAGTTGAAGGTAGCAATGATATTACACCTCCTCAGCTTAGTTAAACTGAGATCATGGCATTATTTGTAGAATTTTTAGCTAATTCAGAACGAGAGATAAATGAATTTCCATTGGAAAAAAATGGAATGAGAAATTTTCTTGtgatttgttttttctttttgtatcaaTTTTGTTTTAAGGAACTGAGATTGGTTACCTAAGAGAGCCTTGTTTTGATGTGTATGTGGATAGGATCTTTGCTTAATTCAGTCGATTAGGGACCTAAACCTTGATTAAGTGTACCAATTACACGAATTGATTTTCCATTCCATTAACCATAGGTCAACTTAAAAGGTTGACTTTTTACCAAAAtactttttagggttttaacCTTATGAAGCCAAGAATAACATCTATAGGAGTGGATTTTTATTCACTTGTTTTTCAGTGCCAATTTAATTACCTGTTTTACCGAGTAAATTAGAGACTACAAACAAGAACTTTGATGCGTGCTTTCGATcatattttgaatttcaaaaatgtTATAAATTATGCATTAAAAATTAGTCCTAGTTATTGTATATttgtttataaatatatttttattttatatattcctaatatgtattttatattttaaaatgttcGAGATAGATAGTTAATTTAGTGTctaatatttgttaaatttgtagTACTATTAACAGAGAGTGATTTTTGAGCTGTCTtagtaagtttttattttttcatgaaATTATACAATTTATAATCATTCTTAATTTCAAAGaatattgtttaatttgtttacgCTAAACCAATTTCGTCAATCACATAAATATACAAGAAAACATAAATGGTCacagaatttttattatttttctttttgttgtttacAGTATCTCTCAATTCAATAAGTCAAAGACTAATTTGTCGTAGATCTCTGGCTAATGAATTACAACATGTATAAGACGGAATTCAAACTCCACACTTATTTAAGTAGACGATTGAGCTGACTACTTGATCAACCtaaattagttttctaaatCCTATTGATTACAAGAAAATCAGATTTTGCCACGTAGAGAATCTTGAAGAGGTAAGATTTTGTATCCGAATCTCATTCATTCTAATTCCAACGGATTGAAAGATTTGAAGACAGCTCAGAATCCACACGATTGCATTATTGATAGTCACTTGAGACAGCAAAATCAAATTCCATTAGTCTTTTAAGAAAGTTCCAATTATCTCTACTCATGTCATTTTTCTTCCTGTGTATCAAATTTTCGAACCATGCAAAACACGTTTAAAAGCttttatatattactattaaggggaaaattttttgactatatgtgccaaaaaaattaactatttaaaatagtttttatattcatatttatcATCAaactttataaataatataattaaattagatttatatttataataaaattttacaaataatacaagtcaaatttgatttacatttataatcaaaataaaaaaaaaatgataacttatttttttaagaatttgattatttgtatacaaaaatttaaaattttatatctttttgataaaaaattttcaattgacaactttaacatattttttcatatatttatatatattaagataTAACACACTACTCTTTTGAAATAAATGAtattatcatattatatattagGTAGATTCTAGTATATTTATACTTTTGATAGTTATACTGGTTATATAAATgttgtcaaaattaaaaatatttttttaaatatttttaaataataaaaaatattattttaattttaagacaCTTTTTAAAATGCCATATATAATCACCCTAGTTACTATAGCATAAATATACTAGAATGCACCTATATATTATCATCACATACTATACAGTTTTTAATAATAGCTACGATGGATAGACATTGACACGGATATGGAACACGACATGATACGGGATATATCAacacatgaattttaaaattttataaaatacgggatatacatatatataaaatataaattattttttagataaatcgtaatgattttttgatattttattgatattaatattaaaatatatattaattttttaattttttaatgtattattttaattatataaagtatttaaaatattttttattttaataaataataatatatactatttctaaatttatgTTAACAATATACGTTAAAAATAAGGTTGGACACGCTTACACGTGATGATATTTAGCGTGTTTGGAGAAgagttcttattttttattaagatatggTTGGACACAACAAACACGCGTATCAAACGAGTGTCGATGAGTATTGTATTTAAAATGTGTCCAACACGTAGACACGATAATTTAACGAAGTGTCTGTACTTTATAGAATAATAGTAAACATATTTTTCTTAGATATAAATGATTAATACACTCAGCTCATGGATTATGTATTGTGCAAATAAAATAactcttttcaattttcattgatCCCGCGAAGAAccttaaataactatttttgtAGCAATACCATGTAATCAAATAAGTGCTGGTACAACActatattcatattttaatacCAATGCAAAATCTTAGGATTTGGAAATTGGATTCTTTTATGCTAATTAATTAGCTGTCAACTTTTAAGTCATTTTCtcattctataattttatttgtccATACATTAcacaatataattaataataatataacgaCAATAATAATAACCTACTATTTGATAGAGTAGTTGAACAAGCAATAATAAAGTCAAATAATCCATAGTAGTTCTCTCTATATATAAGGGTAAGCATGCATTTCCTAATTGTGTCacataatatacatatataaaagtCTCCTTATAAATTTGTTAATtactattaattattattagccATGAGTCTAAGTGGGAAAGTGGAGAGTGAAATAGAGATTGAAGCAAATGCTTCTGAATTCTACAAAGTTTTCAGAAAGCAACTTTATGACATACCAAAGATCTCTTCAGACAAGGTTCATGGAGCTCAAGTGCATCAAGGAGACTGGGAGAATCTTGGTTCTGTCAAGCACTGGGATTATACCATAGGTAATaaggttttttcttttctttttttttcttataagtTTGCCTGAAAATTATTCCAAGCTAGTgtatacaattttattttggagCGGTTATTTAACCGTCGCTATTTGTTTTGGTGACAGTTAAAAACCGTCGCTATCTAGTTCTAAAACCGTCGCAATATATCCGAATTTTTGTTTAGCATGTATATACATAAAGTTAGGGTTAAGACTACTACATACCAAAATTCATGCAAAACCCTAAATATCCCTGCAAATTTTGTATCTGATAAATTCGTTTTTCATaaacttttattatatttgattattctttaataatttaaattgtcGACAAAATAGGTTTTTTcaggatttgaaaataatagatTTATCTCTCGTCATTGTCTTATTAGATAAATTTGTCTATCATTacttaaaaaatagatatatcaTATTTTGATCGATTatgtaattataaaaaaagtaattaatctTGTACTCTAATTATTTTGAACGGTGAAAAAATCTATTATCATTTCAAATTctagtaatatatattatgtccaatgatttgcatgattaaagattttaaatatttttcaaaagaaatagAAGATTATCctacacaaaattattaaataccCAATAACTTGGGGGTTTATTGAATTAACCACCATAAtcataaataaatgaataaatgcTCTTTCCGTTCTTAACCATTTGTTTGATGTCCAAATCGGTTCCTATCTACTTTGATATATGTACGTTTCATTCCCTATCTACTTTGAGTAAATACCCTTTTTCGGTCCCTAACTAGGGACTAGAACGTACATATATCAAAGTAGATAGAAACCGATTTaggtttttagattttttaagaGGTGGAAAATCTATCAGACAAATGGTTAGTGACCGAAAACGACATTTACTTTAAATAAATTAGTactaaaacaaaacaaagagtagtattaaaattttaatttaatttttttttttgggtcatgGCTTATATTATTTCctataatgaaataaaatgatTGGATCCTACAGAAGGAAAGAAAACAAGTGCAAAGGAAAAGATTGAAGCCATAGATGATGAGAACAAGACAATCACATATAGCCtctttggtgaaaaaatcagTAATGATTACAAGACTTTCAAGGGCACCATAAAAGTTTCAGATAAGGGAAGTGGTGGTGGAATTGTGAAATGGATCTTTGAATATGAAAAGCATAAGGAGAATATCACTGCTGCTTCTCCTCAATCTTATTTGGACTTTGCTATTAAGGTCACTCAAGACATTGATGCTCATCTTATCAAgccataattaattaattaattatgatgtGTAATTGGATATTGAAGTGTGTGTTTTGGcttaaattaatgaataatggTGCTTGTATATGTAATGTGtgtaataataagaataatcatagtaatgtgtgtgtgtataataaaaataattaatggtaCTTAGTGTTTGcttgtaaaaaatatatatttatttgccTTAAATCTAAATAAGAGACTCGTtttgttgagtttttttttttgttatttctctTTTGGTCTCCATGCATATTTGTaataagtaaaaatttaaaaagctcTTAAATcagttcaaatttttaaaaagaatggtatcataataaacatatttaaaaaacttCCGACCTAAAATGAGAATTGTTTATAGATTTTTAACAACTAAAATAGCTAAAACTAATAAGATGCAATTaggattcaaaaaattttgtacCTCACTGTTACTAAATTACCACCGCTCCAATTCAAATTGGTGCTTTGGAAactcttatttaatttgaaattaaaaagtaaaaaaatagaaaaaaagtattttggaaaaaaaaaaagagtgattCTAGTTATAATAAAATCATAGATACCACACAACATATCCACCTATTTACCAAATTTTTTCTCCTAAATTGCACTTGGTAAGATTTGAGGATATTTCCTATTGGCCCATTTTATAGAGTTTCAAGGCCCATGTTCCAAGTTTTGGGCCAGCCCAAAGCGTTTCAAGGCCCATATTCCCGTCACAGCAGTCAGTTCTCTCCGCCGGCGTGGCCTCTCCTAGCTGACTTTTGCGTGCTCTACTTCATCTCGCTGCTCTTCTTGTGCTTAACTTTGAACCGGTTCGCTAATGAGCTATAGTTCACACGGCATTCCGCCCCCCTCTCCATTTGAAAGATCTCGGGTTTGAGTCCTACTAGCTGCAACTGAGAAGAAAAAATTAGTAAGTATGTAAGGAATGTGTGAGTGTGTAGTGTGTACCTAGATGTATTGTGTACTtagaattggaaaaaaaaaactttgaaCCGGTTCCAAATTCCAACCTGTTTAAAACCCGGTTTAACTATAAATCCAACCAGAAAAAACAAAACCATCTCCTTTTCAATTTCAGAATCCCCAAAAGTCCAAAACCAAGTTGCTTCGCTTTTTTTCTCCTCTCTCAGTCTCTACTTTCATTCAATGAAGATAAGTCGGTAAAAAGTGGGGAATAAAGCAATAATAATAGCCTACTAGTTGATACAATACTTGATACTTTTTGttagtgttgcaagtgtgaggaatgttaaaattagtcccacatcaaaAAAAGCATGGAAGAGTAAAGAGTTTATAAGATAAGAGACCTGTTAATTTGACACCTTAAGATTTTAAGTTGGATGTAGTGTATTCCCATTTTATGTTCTCTTGCTTAATTCCTCTCCAAAGTTAACacttctctctatatatatattgaggAAGCAACTTTATGAGGTAGCTCAAGTGCATCAAGGAGACTGGCAAAACGTTGGTTCTGTCCAGCACTGGGATTATACCATAGgtaaccattttttttaaacattatattATGCAACTTAATTTATTAACATTGTCATATAATTAAGTTAATTGATTATTCGACAAA harbors:
- the LOC107471832 gene encoding uncharacterized protein LOC107471832, with the protein product MLRRRLSVLSTSIIRSSVWGKPSPTCPLVQYPHPSKLLQYSKSHATVYPKVRPEFQGFRAYSLLALNDLRDNVPRKQKTRKGRGIGSGKGKTAGRGHKGQRARKGSKLGFEGGQTPLRRRMPKRGFKNPFSFTFQPVGLGKIAKLINAGKIDSSELITMKTLKDTGAIGKQIKDGVRLMGRGADQIKWPIHLEVSRVTVRAKEAVEAAGGSVRRVYYNKLGLRALLKPEWFEKKGRLLPKAARPPPKLKDKVDSIGRLPAPTKPIPFLVEGSNDITPPQLS
- the LOC107471835 gene encoding MLP-like protein 43, with protein sequence MSLSGKVESEIEIEANASEFYKVFRKQLYDIPKISSDKVHGAQVHQGDWENLGSVKHWDYTIEGKKTSAKEKIEAIDDENKTITYSLFGEKISNDYKTFKGTIKVSDKGSGGGIVKWIFEYEKHKENITAASPQSYLDFAIKVTQDIDAHLIKP